The Dioscorea cayenensis subsp. rotundata cultivar TDr96_F1 chromosome 21, TDr96_F1_v2_PseudoChromosome.rev07_lg8_w22 25.fasta, whole genome shotgun sequence genome includes a region encoding these proteins:
- the LOC120252537 gene encoding serine/threonine-protein kinase ATG1t, whose product MAARDVGDPEAEPLAVIGEYELWEKLGGEGPGSTVWRAVHRPSSSVVALKQVRLAGLSRALLDSLRCEIDFLAGVCHPNIVRLLDFFQMDGSIYMVLEFCQGGTLATYIQSKGRLNEYFAKKFMKQLGAGLKVLHAHHIVHRDLKPENILLSDSTSDPVLKIADFGLSRVVSPGEYADFVCGTPLYMAPEVLQFQKYDNKADMWSVGTILFELLNGYPPFRGRNNVQLLQCIRSSSSVPFSQLILPGLDPDLVDMCTRLLSANPVHRLSLDEFYHHQFFQR is encoded by the exons ATGGCAGCGAGAGATGTGGGAGATCCCGAGGCTGAGCCCTTGGCGGTGATCGGAGAGTACGAGCTCTGGGAGAAGCTCGGCGGAGAAGGCCCCGGCTCTACGGTTTGGCGCGCGGTGCACCGGCCGAGCTCCTCCGTTGTGGCGCTGAAGCAAGTCCGTCTCGCTGGCCTTAGCCGTGCTCTCCTTGATTCCCTCCGGTGCGAGATCGATTTCCTCGCCGGCGTCTGCCACCCCAACATCGTCCGTCTCCTCGACTTCTTCCAG ATGGATGGGAGCATCTACATGGTCTTGGAGTTCTGCCAGGGAGGAACATTGGCGACTTATATTCAAAGCAAAGGCAGATTGAATGAGTATTTTGCCAAAAAATTCATGAAGCAACTAG GAGCTGGTCTGAAGGTGCTTCATGCTCACCACATCGTTCACCGGGATTTGAAACCGGAG AACATTCTGCTTTCAGATTCAACAAGTGATCCAGTGCTAAAGATAGCTGACTTTGGATTGTCAAG AGTCGTTTCTCCAGGAGAATATGCAGATTTTGTTTGTGGAACACCCTTGTATATGGCTCCTGAAGTTTTACAATTCCAGAAGTATGATAATAAG GCTGATATGTGGAGTGTTGGTACCATCCTCTTTGAGCTTCTTAATGGGTACCCGCCTTTTCGAGGCAGAAACAATGTTCAG CTGCTTCAATGCATAAGGAGTAGCTCTTCTGTGCCATTCTCACAACTCATACTCCCCGGTTTGGATCCAGACTTGGTTGATATGTGCACAAGGCTCTTATCTGCAAATCCAG TACACCGGTTGTCCTTGGATGAGTTTTATCACCACCAATTCTTTCAGAGATGA
- the LOC120252536 gene encoding pentatricopeptide repeat-containing protein At2g20540 — MKFLSFACKQIEDQITPLLRNCTSFRELEKIHARIVVCSLSSSNYLATQMINLCNSIGYIDYAALVFEQAVDPNVFVYNALIRAFAQHHKHWQAIQVYRQMMRRERDQSLVFANEFTYPFVLKACAGLAELDLGKQVHAQVLRSGLVFVPIVLNSAVELYAKCDDLVHAHKVFDEMLERDVVSWNTLISAYARLGDMKIARSLFDSMPNRTVVSWTALISGYASIGRYSKAAEAFQQMQLAGFAPDDISVVSVLPACARLGALELGKWIHKYANKHGLLKRTFVCNALIEMYAKCGSIDQARQLFDGMRNRDVISWSTMISGLAMHGEACEAIELFVEMKTEGMVKPNSITFLGVLSACAHAGLSDEGLNYFDSMLQVYGIVPEIEHYGCLIDILGKSGCISRALEVINGMPMPADAAIWGSLLSACRTHGDVDTAVIAMEHLLELEPEDTGNYVLLSNIYAAAGRWDGVAKMRKLIRSRSMKKTPGCSAIEVNNVVCEFAAADVLNPEYGEIAKMLALLGAQLGEAGNADNDLGFKHDDFSWMGIIS, encoded by the coding sequence TAAACAAATTGAGGACCAGATCACACCTTTATTGAGAAATTGCACGAGTTTCAGAGAATTAGAGAAGATTCATGCTCGTATCGTGGTGTGTTCTTTATCGTCCAGCAACTATTTGGCAACCCAAATGATCAACCTTTGCAACTCCATTGGATACATAGATTATGCAGCGTTAGTCTTTGAGCAAGCAGTGGATCCCAATGTTTTCGTATATAATGCATTGATAAGAGCCTTCGCACAGCACCACAAGCATTGGCAAGCGATACAAGTTTATAGGCAGATgatgagaagagagagagatcaaAGTTTGGTTTTTGCTAACGAATTCACTTACCCGTTTGTTCTCAAGGCTTGTGCAGGGCTTGCGGAGTTGGATCTTGGGAAGCAAGTTCATGCTCAGGTTCTGAGGTCTGGGCTGGTGTTTGTTCCTATTGTCCTGAATTCAGCGGTGGAGTTGTATGCTAAATGTGATGATTTGGTGCATGCGCacaaggtgtttgatgaaatgcttgaGAGGGATGTTGTGTCATGGAACACACTCATCTCAGCGTATGCCAGACTTGGAGACATGaaaatagcaagatctttgtttGATTCAATGCCAAATAGAACAGTTGTGTCATGGACTGCATTGATCTCTGGGTATGCGAGCATTGGCAGATACTCAAAGGCTGCAGAAGCATTTCAGCAAATGCAGCTTGCTGGGTTTGCGCCAGATGATATCAGTGTTGTCTCTGTGCTCCCGGCTTGTGCACGGCTTGGAGCTCTCGAGCTTGGCAAATGGATTCACAAGTATGCAAACAAGCATGGTTTGCTTAAGAGAACTTTTGTTTGCAATGCACTCATTGAAATGTATGCAAAATGCGGTAGCATCGACCAAGCAAGGCAGTTGTTTGATGGTATGAGAAATAGGGATGTTATTTCATGGAGCACGATGATCAGCGGGCTTGCAATGCATGGGGAGGCTTGTGAGGCGATAGAATTGTTTGTGGAAATGAAGACCGAGGGGATGGTGAAGCCGAACAGCATCACATTTCTGGGTGTACTATCAGCTTGTGCTCACGCTGGATTGTCAGATGAAGGATtgaactattttgattcaatGCTGCAAGTATATGGCATTGTTCCAGAAATTGAGCACTATGGTTGTTTGATTGATATTCTTGGAAAGTCAGGGTGCATTTCCCGTGCATTGGAGGTCATCAATGGCATGCCAATGCCTGCAGATGCGGCCATTTGGGGATCTTTGCTCAGTGCTTGTAGGACTCATGGGGATGTTGATACTGCAGTAATTGCAATGGAACACTTGCTTGAGCTTGAGCCAGAGGACACGGGGAACTATGTGTTGCTGTCAAACATCTATGCAGCGGCAGGGAGGTGGGATGGCGTCGCGAAGATGAGGAAGTTGATAAGGAGCAGAAGTATGAAGAAGACGCCCGGGTGCAGCGCAATTGAGGTCAACAATGTCGTTTGTGAGTTTGCTGCCGCTGATGTTTTGAACCCTGAGTACGGTGAGATAGCAAAAATGTTAGCGCTCTTGGGGGCACAGCTTGGAGAAGCTGGGAATGCAGACAATGATTTGGGATTTAAACATGATGACTTCTCTTGGATGGGGATCATTTCATga